The nucleotide window GGATTATCGTTTCCCGTACGTCGTCGACGATAGGGCTGCGATGGCCAACGCCTTTGGTGCGACGAAGACGCCGGAGGTATTTCTCTTCGATGGGGAGAGGAGGCTCGTTTATCGAGGAGCGATCGATGACAATCCGCGGAATGCTTCAGCTGTGGAAAAGTCGTTTCTGAAGGACGCGATTCGTGCATTGGTGATGGATCAGGCGATCGACACCCAGTCCACGAAGTCCGTCGGGTGTGAGATCAAGCGACCGGAGCGTTAATCCGGCCATACCTCTCCGCTACGAATGTTCTAGAGGCTATTCCAAACCTCCATTTGGACTGCTCACGCTACCCTGCTTCGCATGCCTCGCCAGGGACGTCTCGCCAAACAGGTTCTTAGACCAAAACAGCGAATGCCCTGCCTCTCGTGATGGAAGCAGGGCATTTATAATAGGTCGGTTGTGGCGCGTGCTACGCAGGTCAGTCTTCCAGAGTAAAGAGGCGCCACGTGCAGAATCCTACGATAGCAGCGGGCACCAAAAGGCTGAAGATACCCGCATCGCCCGCCGTAATGCGGGAGCCCAGAATAAACAGACTGAGCGCTGCGAGCAGGAAGTAAATGATTTTGAGGATCAGCGGTCTGGACATGGACACCGGGAGGTAGAGGAGGAGCGCTCGGGTCGTTCTAAAGTGAGAAACCCTCGTGCGCGAAGCAAGTGTCGATCCTGGAACATGCCACGCGGGCTGCCTGCGCCTTCTGATCGACTCGGTAGTATTTCCGGGACGACTGACTACTGACCGTTGCCGTTTGTCGTGCTCTTCAGGGCATCGACGAGGAGTGGGGTGACCTGGTCGTTCGTCGACTGGACGTAGCGTGCGGCGACGTCGTCCGGGACCTCAATCGGGACGCGTTCCACGATTTCAAGTCCGTAGCCCTTGAGCCCGACCCGCTTCTGCGGGTGATTCGTGAGCAGTCGAAGCTTGCGTGCGCCAAGGTTACGCAGAATCTGGCAGCCGATGCCGTAGTCGCGCGGGTCCATGCCCGTATCCGGCTCGATCATCCCCTCTTCCTCCGTCTGTCGCTCCATGGCGCGCAGCTTCGTGAGGAGGCCGGGCTTGTGCGCACCCTGCATCATGTAGAGAACGATGCCGCGACCTTCGTTTTCGATCATGAGCATCGACTCCGCCAGCTTCTGGTAGCCGCCCGTCGCGTCGGCGGCAAACACGTCGCCGATGACGTCCTGGGCATGCGCGCGAACGAGCACCGGTTCGTCTTCGCTCCAGTGTCCTTTCACGAGCGCCAGGTGGACCTCACCCGTCAGCGTCTCCTCGAAGGCGATAAGTCGGAAGGAGCCGTACGCCGTCTCAATCGGCACCTCTGCCTCGCGCTGGACGAGGCTTTCGTTCTGCATCCGGTACGCGATGAGGTCCTGGATCGTGATGAACGGCATATCGAGCTCTTCGGCGAGCTCGGTCAGCTCCGGGACGCGCGCCATCGTCCCGTCTTCGTTCATGATCTCCACCAGCGCACCGACGGGTCGGAAGCCAGCCAGGCGAGCGAGGTCGACGGAGGCTTCGGTGTGGCCCGCCCGGCGGAGGACGCCGCCGGTGCGCGCTTTCAACGGAAAGACGTGCCCCGGGCGAGCGAAGTCGAATCGGGAGACATTCGGATCGGCGAGGGCCTGGATGGTCTTCGCACGGTCCGCGGCCGAGATGCCTGTAGACGTACCCTTTTTATAGTCGACCGACACCGTGAACGGCGTGTGATACAGCGCCGAATTGGACTCGACCATCAGGTCGAGGTCGAGTTCGTCCGCTCGCTCCGGCGTGATGGCCGTGCAAATCAGCCCACGTCCACGCGACGCCATGAAGTTGATGAGTTCAGGCGTCATCGCCTCCGCGGCGCCGATGAAGTCGCCTTCGTTCTCGCGGTCGGCGTCGTCCACGACGATAACGAGTTCGCCCCGTCGGATCGCGGCGATCGCGTCTTCGATGGCGTCGAACGTGCCATCGGGAGCGCTGTGGCTAGAGTCGGTCATAGCGATGGGGGTCATCGGTCGGGGGCTCAGACGACGTCGGACTACTTGTCGTCTCCACCGACATTAGCGATCGCCTGCTTGTCGAAGCGCAGCTTCGTTCCGCTGCTGTCGACCTGGACGAGGATGGAGTCGTCGTCAATGCGACGGACCGTGCCGTGAATGCCCCCGATCGTGACGATTTTATCGCCCTTTTCCAGGCCACTGACCATCTGCTCGTGCTCCTCCTGCTGCTTCTTCTGCGGGCGGTAAATGAACAGATAAAAGACACCAATCACGAGAATGATTGGAATCAAGAAACTAACGATTCCACCGGTGCCGTCGGCGGGTTGGCCGCCGGCGAGGAAAACAGGCAGAAGAGAGAGGAGCATGTGGAAAAAGGCGGTCCGTGAAGGATCGGGTGGCAGTGGGGATGCGCGAGAGAACCGTCGAGCGTCAATGGTTCTTTCCGGCGCACATCACACACGTACGCACCCGTTATCGCCGGGTTCGCGCCTGAACGCCGTCGAACGACGGGATTTGGAGGCCTTTCCTTTAATTTCGGGCGAACGGACGGTTACTGCGTTGGAGACCCGAACTGAGATATGAACTGGCCTGCCGAGCGGATACAACGATGAAGTGGCCCCAAAGCCGTTTAAAACCTGTTTGGCGGGCGATCCAGAGATGCGGATCTCGCGGCGATCGGTCCTTGCGACGCTCACAACACAAGGTGTGGCAAACCTCGCGAATCGTTTCTACTTCGCGATTGCGGAAGGATCATCTTCCGCCCTGCGAATAGGCATGAACGGGCGCGCTGACGTTTTCGCGACCCATCCGCCAAACAAGTTGTTAGACATAAAAAAAGGGCAAGCTACCCACATCGCGCCGCTGCGACCTCCTACCGCTGCTGCCTTCCGGCCCTGACGGAGTTCAGAGGGAGCTGGCCGTGTGGGACTTGCCCTACTCTGTGCGGGGTGTCCCCGCGCAAGTTGTGATTTCTGTTACCTGAACACATCTTCCGGGTTCCGGAATCGACACGAGTATAGCCCGGTGAAGGGGCTTTCATCGAAAGTCGAAATTGATCGACCTTGAGGTCCCCGAACGGCGTTTACTCTAATCGAACATTTCTATACAAAACCGTTTTCTGCCATGTCTGATCTGCACATCCCGCGCGAGGCGTACGATCGCATCAAAAAGGAAATCGAAAGCGCTGACAGTCCCGTTGGCATCGACGCCCAGAAAGCTCACGTCATCATCATTCACAAACTTCAGGAAATCGAACGTCGTCTGGATGAACTGGAGAGGGCCGCAAGCTCGAATTAGCAGAACGATTGTTGAAGAACGGCAGATTTGTGCGAGAGAAGACGAGTTCTTTACGTGAAACGGGTACCCTCGCGCGAGGTCATTCGTGTTGTTGGTGGGTAGAATACCTGCGTATCCCTCCTGGGCTTTGCGTCGCGCAGCATGAACGTGGCTTCAGGCCGACCCCCCGGCTTTCGCTGCATCATCCTTTCTAGATTTTGTGATGCTCTCTCTTCCTTCTCTTCGTCCTCTGCTGCTCGGCGTCGTGCTGAGCATCGCTATCGGCGGACCGTTTGCCTTTGCACAAGATGGCGACGCGTCGGCTCGGATCAGCGGCTACGTCCGTGATGCTGAAACCGGCGAGACGCTGCTTCTTGCGAATGTCGTGGCAACCTCGGGCGACGTAACTCGCGGCGCGGCGACGAACAACGCCGGTTTCTACACGATCGCTGGCCTCGCTCCCGGTACGTACACCGTTCGCGTGTCGTACCTCGGCTTCGAACCGGAAGAGCAAGAGGTCACGCTGGCCGCCGGGGAAGACCGCCGGCTCGACGTCGAACTTGCTCCGGCCACCGCTGAGGTGGATGAGGTGATTGTGGAGGCGGAGCGCGACGCGGAGGATGCACGGGCGATCGGCGCGACGCGCGTGGAAACGGCCCTCATCAAGCAGCTCCCCGCTGTGCTGGAGCCAGACCTCTTCCGTTCTCTGCAACTGCTGCCGGGGGTGAAGGCGGCGTCGGACTTCTCCAGTGGACTTTACATCCGCGGCGGCTCTCCCGACCAGACGCTCATCCTGCTCGACCGGACGACTGTATACAACCCAACGCACTTCTTCGGGCTGTTCTCAACGTTCAACCCAGACGCGATTAAGGACGTGCAGCTCTACAAGGGCGGCTACCCGGCAGAATACGGCGGGCGGCTGGGAAGCGTGGTCGACATTTACAATAAGGATGGCAATCGCCGCTCGACCGAGGGCGGATTCTCGGTTGGATTGCTCGCGTCCCGCGCCTACGTCGAAGGGCCGTACGGGCGGTCGTGGGGTGATGACGACGAGGCGAAAGGATCGTACATGGTGGCCCTGCGCCGGTCGACCCTGGAGCCGCTGTTCGCGGTGCTTCGCAGCCAGGATGTCGACGGCATTCCCGACGGCTTCTATTTCTACGACATCAACGCGAAGATCAATCTCGACGCGACGCCGAACGACAAGCTGAGCCTGGCGATTTACGGCGGGCAGGATGTTCTCGACCTGCAGTTTCTCGACGACGGCCGCTTCGACATCTCCTACGGCAACCGGACGGCCAGTCTTGACTGGCAGCATCTGCTCTCGGAAACCGTGTTTACCAACCTGACCGTCACCGGCTCGCGCTACCTTTCGACCCCGATTGCGACGATCAGTAGCACGCGGTTCACGCAGCGCAACGAGGTGACAGACATCTCGGTGAAGGGCGACATCGAATGGGTGCCGTCGCGGAAGCACACGCTCGAGGCCGGGATCTGGACGGGGGCTCTTTCCTTCGGTCTCCGCAACACGTTTGACGGCGAAGAATCTTTTCAGCAGGATATCTCCAGTGCCTACGCGTCGGCCTACGTGCAGGACACGTATCGCCCGCATTCGGACTGGAAAGTGCGTGCCGGCCTTCGCTCGTCGTACTTCGATCGCGGCAAGTACTGGCGCCTTGAGCCGCGCATTTCTGTTGATTACACGGTTGCCGACGGCGTGCGCCTGCAGACTGCGTACGGCCGGTATCACCAGTACCTGACGCTCGAGACCTCCGAGCTCTTCACCGGCTTCGACTCGTGGCTGACGACGGACGACGGAGTGCCGCCGTCGTACGGGGATCAGTTCGTCCTCGGCGTCAAAACCGAGCCGTGGACGGGCTGGCGTGTCGATGTGGAAGGGTACTTCCGTACGATGCGCGACCTCTTTGAGTTGGACCCGTTCCTCCCGGATCGCGCCGGGTTGCCTTATGCCGAGACCTTCCGCTTCGGAGACGGATTTGCCCTTGGAGGCGAACTGCTGGTGCAGCGCTCTGTCGGGGCTGTGAACGGGTTCATCGGCTACACGCTGAGCCGCACCGCGCGCCGCTTTCCGCTCGTGAACGTCGGACCAGACGGGCCGCTCTACTACGCGCCGAAGTACGACCGGACGCACGACCTGAACATCGTCGCCAACTACGACCTCACCAAGAAGTGGCGGATGACCGCGGCGTTCAATTACGCGACCGGCCAGCCCTATACCGAGCCGACGTACCGGTTCAGCACGGTCAACGACCCGTTCATCAGCGATTCGGAGGCACGGCAGACGTTCATCAGTCCATTTAATGGCGAGCGGTTGCCGGCGTACCACCGACTCGATGTCGGAGCGACGCGCCGCGGCACCTGGTTCGGCGCCGACTTTGAACTCCAGCTTCAGGTGATCAACCTCTATGGCCGCAGCAACGTCTGGTTCTACTTCTTCGAGACGAACGACGACGGAACGGTGGACCGAACGGAGGTGCCGCAGATTCCGGTGCCGCTTCCGAATGTCTCATTCACGATGACCTTTTGACGATTGCGAAGATGGAAGTGCGAAATGCGAAATTGTACCATGTTTGGATTGGGGATCAGGGATTGTGAATTGGGAAAAGACGTTTGCTGAAATGAGAGGTAGTCGATCAATGATAACAGGAATGAACGTGCGCCCCGCTCTCGTTGTGCTTCTCGTCTCGGTTGTGGCCGTGTTTTCGGCGTGCGATGCGATCGACACGGCGAGCGTGGAGGAGCAACCGGTTGCGGAGGCGTATCTGCGTTCCGACGCGCCTCTCCCAGCCGTCGTCCTTTCGCGCACGGTGCCAGTCGATGCCGGGCCGGGCGCGCAGGAAGGGCTCGAAGGAGCGACGGTGTTCATTGATCGCCTCACGCCGGGCGGCGATGTGGCTGAGACCACGCCATACGGTCCTGCGGACACGCTCGGGTACTACAAGCCGGAGGCGCCGGTGCCGACCGTGCAGGGCGGTGCGACCTACCGGCTGCGCGCAGAGCTTCCCGACGGGGCTACGCTCCGGGCCGAGACGACCGTGCCGACGGCCATCGAACTCGTGAATACGGAGAACACCGACGCCACCTTTCAGAGTGCGGACCAGCCTTCGTTTACGGTGACGAGGTCGGATGTGAAAGACGTGCCCGCCGCGCTAATTTTCACCACGACATCCTTGCTCGACTTCGACGCGATGACTGAGGACGAACTGATCGACGAGTTCACGCCCTTCTACGCCGATGCATACGACCCGGACGAGGACGACATCGAGGATTTCAAGGTGACAAGTTCCGGTATTCTGAACGAGGCGAACTTTGAGGTCAACAGCGACGGCACCCTCACGATCACATTCCCATGGCTCGCCCTCGCGTTCTTCGGGGAAAACGAGGTGGCCGTTTCCGTGATCGACCGGGCGCTGTACGACTACATCCGCACGCAGGAAGCGCAGCAGGGCGGCCTCTCGCCGGGCGAGATCTCGAACATCGTCGACAACATCGACGGAGGCATCGGCATCTTCGGCTCCTACGCCCGCGCCTCGACGACGATCAACGTCCGGCGGCCGTGAGGAGTGAGGGATGAGGTTCGGGGTGTGAGGTTTGGGTGTCCATCCTGCCGGACGGTCAACCCGCCGCGGCGTATAGATTTGTAGACGGGATGGGCAAAATTTGAACTTCGTTTCGGGACCGGAACGGTTCGGGGGCTTTCGAGGCACGGGCGTAACATCGCTACCTTGACGGGCGACACGGCGCTCGCTACGTTTAATATACACTTCGTGGCTCTCTCTCCATACGCTACAACTCATGCCAACCGTTGCTATCACCGGCGCCGCCGGGGCGATCGGATCCGTCACTGCCAACGTCTTCGCGAACGCCGGTTGGACTCTCGCCCTTCTCGATTACGGGGAAGAAAACGGCCAGAAGCTCCGCGAGCAGTTTCCGGACGCGTATGTCTACACCGGCGACCTGACGAACGAAGAAGAGGCGCGAGAGGTATTCGACTCCGCCGCGTCGGAAGCCGATGGGATTGACGCCGTCCTCTCGATTGCGGGCGGGTTCGCGATGCAGCCCGCCGTCGAAGCGTCGCAGGAGGACGCCGACAAAATGATGGCGATGAACTTCCAAACCCTGTTTCAGACGGCGAGAGCGGCGATTCCGCACCTTCTGGACCAGGCTCATGGTTTCTTCCTCGGCGTCTCTGCTCCAGCGGCCGAAGACGGCGGCGCGGGGGCTGCGTTGTATGCCGCATCGAAAGGGGCCGTGGCCGCCTACGTGAAGTCGATCGACGCAGAATATGCGGACGATGGCTTGCGGGCCAGCGTGCTCTACCCGATGGGTGTCGTGGATACGCCGGACAATCGCGACGCGATGCCCGACTCCGACCCCAGCACGTGGATCGCTCCTCGTGAGCTGGCGGAGGGCATGTTCCACCTCGCAACGCGCAGCCAGCGAGGGCATATCAAGACGCTGAAAGTCCACGCCACGGCGTCCTGACCCCAGGTGCTCGGTTTATCTACACTCCGTACCGAAGTTGTTCGTGGCGTCGCTGTACGGAAAGACGGCACGACCCTTGCCATTAATCTCTACAGACACGGGAGCGAAAGCGACGGCGGTTGCTACCGAAGTACCCGGCACGCCCTCGCCAGATGCAGCACGCGCTTCCGGCCCTGCATCCCGATCATGAACATGTACGGATGCTCCGTTCGATACCAGCATACGTCGGCTTACTGCCACAGGCCGTTTTTTGCAGCGAGCGGGTGAACGTCCCCGGCGTTTCTCATACCGACTCAAGAGGTGCCGTCATGACTTGTGACGTGTCGTGCCCCCCATTCGATGAGAGCGATGCTTCCGTTTCCGCGTCGTCTCCTGCATCATTCACCACAATCGACTCCCGTACGCTCACGGCGAATGTTCTGCTCGCGCCCGGCGACCGGGAGCCGCTTGCTATCGTCCCGCCATCCGTTGCAACCACCGCGCTGGTGCAGGCCGTGGCGGCATGGGACGATGTCACGCTGGCTCCCTACGAGAACAGCGCCGTCGTATTCGAGCGTCAGAGTAAGGAAATCGGTCACATCCAGCCTAACGGCTTCCTTTCTGTTCCCCTGCCGATGTCGGTTCGTGACGCTCTCGTGGACGTAGCGACATCCATTCCATACTCGAGCGACCCGAGCGGAATCATTACGCTACACATGGAAACGGCAGCGGACGTGCGGTGTGGCGCCTTTTTTCTCCGTCTATCGTATCTATACCGATCCATCATCGCGTGTCGAACGCCACGCCATCTCGCGGCCCTTCGCGCAGACGTAGCGGCGCTGGAACTGCCACCCCGTTTGCATGAGATGTACGAGATCGCCCTCGATCGCCGCGCGGCGACGTTTGCCTGATCGAGGCTTGCTCGCATTCCCTTTCCTCTTTCGGCGCGGCGCACGGGTTCCCGTCGTCCCAGATCGTCCATCCGTTTCTGTCGTATCGACGTGACTGCTCTGCGCTCCGCCGTCCTTCTTCTCGCTGTCTTGGCGAGTACGTTCGTCATTGCAGCTCCACGCTTCGCTGTTCCGGAAGCGCATCGAACACCTGCATCTCCGGAATCGGTTCAGCCGGCTCCGGAGATGTTGTCTCCTGAGGCGATGGCGGACGACCTGGAGCACCTGATCGACGTCATCGAGGAGGTGCACCCGGATCCGTACGCCTACACTTCTCGCCGAACGATTCGCCGTCTCCATCGCGCCACCCTCGACCGTCTCTCGGAGCCTGCGTCTCCACGGACGTTCTATCGCGAAGCTGCTCGTCTCGCGGCTGCCTTCCAGGACGGCCACACGCTTGTACAGTGGCCGCGCGACCAGTTTCTCGCGTCCATGCGAAACGGGGCGACCGTCCTCCCGCTGTCCGTCGAGCGGAATGCTACAGCCCTGCGCATCCAGAAGGCGTGTAAGTCGGCCCGTTCACTGGACGGTCGGCGCGTGTCTTCCATTCAAGGCCAGCCGGCCGAGCATCTCCACGAGGACATGCAGGCGCTCGTCAGCGGACCACCACGCTACCGGGCGGCTCAGGTTGATGACCAGTTCCCCTACCTCGCGTGGGCGCTGGGTCTGGAGGCGCCGTACCGCGTCGCGACGACCCATTCGGATGGTCAAGCCACGGTCGACACGCTCGAGGGTCTCCGTATGCTCGGCGTTCGGTCCTGCCTGTCGGATAATCGAAAGCCGGCCTTCTCCTTCGGTCGAGTGAGCGACGCCGATGGTCATGTCGTCGGCGTGATGACCATCAACTCGCTGCGCTCGGCGCGTCGCGTGCGCAAAGGTATCGAAAACGCACTGCGATCGATTCAAAACCGCCCGGTGGACGGGATCGTCATCGACCTCCGTGACAACCGGGGGGGATCGACCGCGACGGTTCTCCACGTGTTGGCTCCGTTTACGGATCGAACCGTCCGGCTCACGGCGCAGAAATCGTGGAAGATCAGCGACACCTACAAGCAATACCTGAAGCGACGCGGACTCGGCCCGCCCGCCTACCAGCGTGCTCGATCCGGGAAGGTGATCGACATCGAGTATGAACCGCAGTCCCTTCCGAGCGCCCGTTTTCGGTACGACGGTCCGGTCGCTATGCTCGTGGGTCCGCGAACCTTTTCGGCGGCCGTCAAGCTGGCCGACATCACGCAGTATTACGACATCGCCCCCCTCGTCGGCAGCGAAACCGGCGGTCGGCCCAGTGGCTTTGGCGAGGGGTACGGCTTCCGCCTCCCGAACAGCGGCCTCCGGGCCATGGCGTCAACTGCTGAGTACGTTCGACTCAACGGTGAGAGAGAGGGCAAGGGCGTGATCCCGGATGTCCAGGTGATGGACTTGCAGGTCGGGGAAACGGACCTTGCTATGCAGGCGGCTATTCAGGTCGTGGCAGGTCGCGACGCCGGGTGAGGACTTTGAGGAAGGGAGAAAGGGAGAAAGGGGGAAAGGGAGAAAGGGAGAAAGGGAGAAAGGGAGAAAGGGAGAAAGGGAGAGAGGGGGAAAGGGACCGAAAGTAGTACGTCGTACGTGGAACGAAGCCAATCCACTACGAACAACGAGGGACCCACAACCTGATGCCTTTCAATGGACACGTCGTCTGGATCACGGGAGCTTCTTCGGGGATCGGACGAGCGCTGGCGCTGGAGTTTGCCCGTCGTGGTGCCGATCTCGCTCTTTCAGCCCGGCGCGAAGAGAAGTTACGTGACGTTGCAGGCGAAATCGAAGCGCTGGGGCACGATGCCCTGGTCGTACCGTGCGACGTGACGGAGGAAGCGCAGGTCGAAGCGGCCGTTCAGCAGATCGTCGATCATTTTGGGCACCTCGACGTGGCCGTGGCGAACGCCGGCTTTGGCGTCATGGGCACGATCGAAGACGTGGACGCAGAGACCTGGCGCCGGCAGCTCGACGTCAACGTGGTCGGGCTCACGCAGACCGCACGCTACGCGATTCCCGAACTTCGGAAGACCAGCGGGCGCGTCGTCCTGATCGGGAGCGTGGCGTCGATGGTGACCCTGCCTAATACCGGCGCCTACTCCGCGTCGAAAGCCGCCGTCCGGTCGATCGGGCAGGCGCTGTCGATGGAGCTGAAGGACGATTCTGTGACCTGCACGACGATCCACCCGGGATTGGTGGAGAGCGACATCGCGCGGGTTGACAACACCAACGTGCACGACCCCGACCGGAAGGATCCCCGCAATCAGGAGCTGATGTGGCCGACGGACAAGGCTGCGCGGGTCATGGCCGATGCCATCGAGAAGCGGAAGCGCGAGTACGTCTTCACGGGCCACGGCAAGATCATGGGCTTTCTCTGCCGCCATTTTCCCGGCGTGATGTTTCCCATCCTCGCTAACTTCAGCCGATAGGCATCGACAGGTTGGGAGTCAACGTACGGATTGAAACGAGAAACGCCCGGCCCTCCTGTGAGGAGCCGGGCGTTTTGATTGTCCTTTGGTTCGAATTGGGACTCGTGCTTACCGCGATTCCGAGGTGGTCGTCCCGCTCGATGTCAGCTCGACGGTCGCGGTACCGCCGCCCATCGCGGCTCCAAGGTTCACGTCAGCCTTCACCACGTGGTGCGGTGCGTCGGCCATGACGTGGAAGGTACCGGTCCCGGCGTCATTTCCATCGAGCGCCGTGATTTCAACCGTCAGCGTTTCGAACGTGCCGGCATCGACCTCGGTGGTACCGCTGCCGGTCACCGACAGCTTCACCCGACGGACGTTCTGCTGCTGGTAGTTGAAGTTACGCAGGGTCGTTTCGTATCCCTCTTCGAGCGGTAGACCCGCGATGGCGATCTCCAGGCCGGAGCCTCCGGCAAACACCGGCGCGTCGAGCGACTTGTTGATGTCCATCGACTGACCCATCGCCTGCATCTGCCCGGTGATGGCATCGTCGCTGTACGAAAGCTCAACGGTGCCCTGTCCGCTCGCGTGGCGGCGAACTGGGCGGAGCGTCGTGCGATCGACGAGCAGCGTGTCCGAGGCGTTCATCATTGACGACGTGACGTCGTCCACGATGCGCCATGCGGTCTGCTCGTTGTTCGACGCCTCGGCGATTGTGCGTTTCGTCGTCAGCTCCAACTGTCGGCCCTGCACAGAGAGCGAGGTTACGTACTCTACGGTCACAGGACGGATCACAGAGCCGTCGGCATCCGGCAGCGCCGAGGTCTTCGAAGCCTCTTCCTCATCGGACGGCTTCGGCATTTCGACGGTCGCCGGGTCGACGGTGATTTCCGACAGACGCTGTCCGATGTCGTCGGTCATCGACGCCTGGTAGCGACCGCCAATGTGCTCGGCGAGGAATTCCTCCATCTTCGCAGCGAGTGCGAGGTTGTTGTCCTCGTTTCGGAATCCGTGTCCCTCATCCGGCGCGACGATGTATTCGACCGCGTGCCCCTGATCGCGCAGCGTGGCCACGATCTGATCCGACTCCTGCTGCTTCACGCGTGGATCGTTGGCGCCGTGCACGACGAGCAGCGGAGCCGTGATCTGGTCTGCGTAGAACAGCGGTGAGCGCTCCTTCAGGTCTTCGCGCTCCTCCGGGTCCTCTGGATCGCCTACGCGCTTAAACCATGTGCCCTCAAGGAATGGTCGCCAGTACGCCGGGAACGACTCGATCAACGTGATGAGGTTCGACGGCGCGACGTACGGAACGGCGGCCGCGTACAGTTCCGGTGTAAACGTGACGCCCGCAAGCGTCGCGTATCCGCCGTACGACCCGCCGAAGATAGCAACCCGGTCGGGGTCCGCGATGCCCTGGTCGATGAGGTACTGCACGCCATCGGTGATGTCATGCTGCATCGCGCCACGGCCCCACGTCCGGTTTCCGGCATTCAGGAATTCCTGACCGTAACCGGTGGAGCTACGGAAGTTTGGCTGAAGCACGGCGTAACCGCGGTTGGCGAGGAACTGGACGTACGGGCGATAGCCCCACGTATCGCGTGCCCAGGGGCCGCCGTGCACGTAGATCACTGTGGGCAGATTTTTCGCATCAACTCCCTTCGGCACGGTGAGGTATGCCGGAATGTCCATCCCATCGCGCGCCTCGTACGTGATCGGCTTCATCTCCGCCATGTGCTCACCGGGGATCTCCGGTCGCGTCTCGTACAGCTTCTCCACGCTCTGCTCCTCGCGGTCGAAGATGTAGACGATCCCGGGATTCACATCGCTGCTCGACACCACTTTCCAGAGGCGTCCATCTTCTGTCGCTCCCTGGAGCGAGATGTCGCCCTCCGGTAGCTCGCCACGGAGAAACTCCAGATCGGCTTCGACCGCATCCGTCTTCGGGTAAATGCGAACGCGTTCACCGACGTAGTATGTGGCGATCAACTCGTCCGTCACAGGCGAAAACTCCGCGCCGCCGAAGTCGACGTTCCCTTCCGGATCCGATTCGACAA belongs to Longibacter salinarum and includes:
- the ribB gene encoding 3,4-dihydroxy-2-butanone-4-phosphate synthase, with amino-acid sequence MTDSSHSAPDGTFDAIEDAIAAIRRGELVIVVDDADRENEGDFIGAAEAMTPELINFMASRGRGLICTAITPERADELDLDLMVESNSALYHTPFTVSVDYKKGTSTGISAADRAKTIQALADPNVSRFDFARPGHVFPLKARTGGVLRRAGHTEASVDLARLAGFRPVGALVEIMNEDGTMARVPELTELAEELDMPFITIQDLIAYRMQNESLVQREAEVPIETAYGSFRLIAFEETLTGEVHLALVKGHWSEDEPVLVRAHAQDVIGDVFAADATGGYQKLAESMLMIENEGRGIVLYMMQGAHKPGLLTKLRAMERQTEEEGMIEPDTGMDPRDYGIGCQILRNLGARKLRLLTNHPQKRVGLKGYGLEIVERVPIEVPDDVAARYVQSTNDQVTPLLVDALKSTTNGNGQ
- the yajC gene encoding preprotein translocase subunit YajC, which codes for MLLSLLPVFLAGGQPADGTGGIVSFLIPIILVIGVFYLFIYRPQKKQQEEHEQMVSGLEKGDKIVTIGGIHGTVRRIDDDSILVQVDSSGTKLRFDKQAIANVGGDDK
- a CDS encoding TonB-dependent receptor; this encodes MLSLPSLRPLLLGVVLSIAIGGPFAFAQDGDASARISGYVRDAETGETLLLANVVATSGDVTRGAATNNAGFYTIAGLAPGTYTVRVSYLGFEPEEQEVTLAAGEDRRLDVELAPATAEVDEVIVEAERDAEDARAIGATRVETALIKQLPAVLEPDLFRSLQLLPGVKAASDFSSGLYIRGGSPDQTLILLDRTTVYNPTHFFGLFSTFNPDAIKDVQLYKGGYPAEYGGRLGSVVDIYNKDGNRRSTEGGFSVGLLASRAYVEGPYGRSWGDDDEAKGSYMVALRRSTLEPLFAVLRSQDVDGIPDGFYFYDINAKINLDATPNDKLSLAIYGGQDVLDLQFLDDGRFDISYGNRTASLDWQHLLSETVFTNLTVTGSRYLSTPIATISSTRFTQRNEVTDISVKGDIEWVPSRKHTLEAGIWTGALSFGLRNTFDGEESFQQDISSAYASAYVQDTYRPHSDWKVRAGLRSSYFDRGKYWRLEPRISVDYTVADGVRLQTAYGRYHQYLTLETSELFTGFDSWLTTDDGVPPSYGDQFVLGVKTEPWTGWRVDVEGYFRTMRDLFELDPFLPDRAGLPYAETFRFGDGFALGGELLVQRSVGAVNGFIGYTLSRTARRFPLVNVGPDGPLYYAPKYDRTHDLNIVANYDLTKKWRMTAAFNYATGQPYTEPTYRFSTVNDPFISDSEARQTFISPFNGERLPAYHRLDVGATRRGTWFGADFELQLQVINLYGRSNVWFYFFETNDDGTVDRTEVPQIPVPLPNVSFTMTF
- a CDS encoding DUF4249 family protein, whose translation is MRPALVVLLVSVVAVFSACDAIDTASVEEQPVAEAYLRSDAPLPAVVLSRTVPVDAGPGAQEGLEGATVFIDRLTPGGDVAETTPYGPADTLGYYKPEAPVPTVQGGATYRLRAELPDGATLRAETTVPTAIELVNTENTDATFQSADQPSFTVTRSDVKDVPAALIFTTTSLLDFDAMTEDELIDEFTPFYADAYDPDEDDIEDFKVTSSGILNEANFEVNSDGTLTITFPWLALAFFGENEVAVSVIDRALYDYIRTQEAQQGGLSPGEISNIVDNIDGGIGIFGSYARASTTINVRRP
- a CDS encoding SDR family oxidoreductase encodes the protein MPTVAITGAAGAIGSVTANVFANAGWTLALLDYGEENGQKLREQFPDAYVYTGDLTNEEEAREVFDSAASEADGIDAVLSIAGGFAMQPAVEASQEDADKMMAMNFQTLFQTARAAIPHLLDQAHGFFLGVSAPAAEDGGAGAALYAASKGAVAAYVKSIDAEYADDGLRASVLYPMGVVDTPDNRDAMPDSDPSTWIAPRELAEGMFHLATRSQRGHIKTLKVHATAS
- a CDS encoding luciferase family protein: MSCPPFDESDASVSASSPASFTTIDSRTLTANVLLAPGDREPLAIVPPSVATTALVQAVAAWDDVTLAPYENSAVVFERQSKEIGHIQPNGFLSVPLPMSVRDALVDVATSIPYSSDPSGIITLHMETAADVRCGAFFLRLSYLYRSIIACRTPRHLAALRADVAALELPPRLHEMYEIALDRRAATFA
- a CDS encoding S41 family peptidase, yielding MTALRSAVLLLAVLASTFVIAAPRFAVPEAHRTPASPESVQPAPEMLSPEAMADDLEHLIDVIEEVHPDPYAYTSRRTIRRLHRATLDRLSEPASPRTFYREAARLAAAFQDGHTLVQWPRDQFLASMRNGATVLPLSVERNATALRIQKACKSARSLDGRRVSSIQGQPAEHLHEDMQALVSGPPRYRAAQVDDQFPYLAWALGLEAPYRVATTHSDGQATVDTLEGLRMLGVRSCLSDNRKPAFSFGRVSDADGHVVGVMTINSLRSARRVRKGIENALRSIQNRPVDGIVIDLRDNRGGSTATVLHVLAPFTDRTVRLTAQKSWKISDTYKQYLKRRGLGPPAYQRARSGKVIDIEYEPQSLPSARFRYDGPVAMLVGPRTFSAAVKLADITQYYDIAPLVGSETGGRPSGFGEGYGFRLPNSGLRAMASTAEYVRLNGEREGKGVIPDVQVMDLQVGETDLAMQAAIQVVAGRDAG